A window of Desulfofalx alkaliphila DSM 12257 contains these coding sequences:
- the rplJ gene encoding 50S ribosomal protein L10 gives MPTRQQKEQMVAEVKGKMQNAQVVILSNYRGITVDKITALREKMRKAGCEMKVAKNTLTKIAANELGIDGLDPYLQGPTILTFGNEDPVAAAKILNDFSKEVKKGLEIKVGVLEGKVVSTEEIKALADLPSREVLLAKVLGGMQAPMYGFAGVLSANLRNLVYVLEAIRKQKEETAS, from the coding sequence ATGCCTACCAGACAACAAAAAGAGCAAATGGTTGCAGAAGTGAAGGGAAAAATGCAAAATGCTCAAGTGGTTATCCTATCAAATTACAGAGGTATTACCGTTGATAAAATCACCGCCCTGCGTGAAAAAATGCGTAAGGCCGGCTGTGAAATGAAAGTAGCAAAAAATACTCTGACCAAGATAGCAGCCAATGAACTGGGGATAGATGGACTAGACCCCTATCTACAGGGACCTACCATACTGACATTTGGCAACGAAGACCCGGTGGCTGCGGCGAAAATACTAAATGATTTTTCAAAGGAAGTTAAGAAGGGTCTCGAAATTAAGGTTGGAGTATTGGAAGGAAAGGTTGTAAGTACGGAGGAAATAAAGGCGCTGGCAGATCTTCCCTCCCGCGAAGTGCTGCTGGCAAAGGTGCTGGGAGGAATGCAGGCACCCATGTACGGTTTTGCTGGCGTATTGTCAGCAAATCTCAGGAACCTGGTTTATGTGCTTGAAGCTATTCGTAAGCAAAAAGAAGAAACTGCATCATAG
- the rplA gene encoding 50S ribosomal protein L1, with protein sequence MPKHGKKYQDASKKIDRTKLYSAAEAIELVKETATAKFDETVEVAVRLGVDPRHADQQIRGAVVLPHGIGKSKTVLVFAKGEKAKEAEAAGADFVGAEDLIEKIQGGWLGFDVAVATPDMMGLVGRLGRVLGPRGLMPNPKTGTVTMEVERAVNEAKAGKINYRTDKIGIIHAPIGKVSFDVDKLEDNLKTLIDVLVKARPAAAKGTYLKSITLSSTMGPGVKVNPQRVLG encoded by the coding sequence ATGCCAAAACATGGTAAAAAGTATCAAGACGCGTCAAAGAAAATTGATCGCACTAAGTTGTACAGTGCCGCAGAAGCCATTGAATTGGTAAAAGAAACTGCCACTGCAAAGTTTGATGAAACCGTCGAAGTTGCTGTGCGTCTGGGTGTTGACCCCCGTCACGCTGATCAGCAAATCCGGGGTGCAGTGGTACTGCCCCATGGAATTGGCAAAAGCAAAACAGTGCTTGTTTTTGCCAAAGGTGAAAAGGCCAAAGAGGCAGAGGCTGCCGGTGCTGACTTTGTAGGTGCCGAAGACCTGATTGAAAAAATCCAAGGCGGTTGGTTAGGCTTCGACGTGGCTGTGGCCACACCGGATATGATGGGGCTAGTAGGGAGATTGGGACGTGTGCTGGGTCCCCGCGGTTTGATGCCAAACCCCAAGACCGGCACAGTGACCATGGAAGTGGAGCGTGCAGTTAATGAGGCCAAGGCCGGTAAAATTAACTACCGTACCGATAAAATAGGTATCATCCATGCTCCCATTGGCAAGGTATCATTTGATGTTGATAAGTTAGAAGACAACCTTAAAACTTTAATTGATGTTTTAGTAAAGGCAAGACCTGCAGCTGCAAAAGGCACTTATTTAAAAAGCATTACTTTATCCAGTACAATGGGTCCTGGAGTTAAGGTTAATCCCCAAAGGGTGTTAGGCTAA
- the rplL gene encoding 50S ribosomal protein L7/L12, with the protein MSKVNEILEAVKGLTVLELAELVKAFEEEFGVSAAAPVAAVAAAPVAGGAAAAAEDEQTEFDVVLTSAGDKKINVIKVVREITGLGLKEAKGLVDSAPKPVKEKVSKEEAEAIKAKLTEAGASVEIK; encoded by the coding sequence ATGTCTAAAGTTAACGAGATCTTAGAAGCGGTTAAAGGATTAACCGTATTAGAATTGGCTGAATTAGTAAAGGCTTTTGAAGAAGAATTTGGTGTGAGCGCTGCTGCTCCGGTGGCTGCCGTAGCCGCTGCTCCTGTTGCTGGCGGTGCCGCCGCTGCTGCAGAAGATGAGCAAACTGAGTTTGATGTTGTTCTAACTTCTGCCGGCGACAAGAAGATCAATGTTATTAAAGTAGTTCGTGAAATTACCGGCTTAGGCTTAAAAGAAGCCAAAGGATTGGTAGACAGTGCTCCGAAACCGGTTAAGGAAAAAGTAAGCAAGGAAGAAGCTGAAGCAATTAAAGCTAAGCTCACCGAAGCCGGTGCCAGTGTTGAAATCAAATAG